One region of bacterium genomic DNA includes:
- a CDS encoding membrane dipeptidase: MNKKTVIFDNHCDTLVSVRRNNRDWLSESKDGHWDIERYIKVGGKYQVMAICPPPNLLGDISTSFTFEVLGSYYSALRRTDKILTIKTKTDLDKVKNRLGVILAIEGANPLLGRETLLEMFFQAGIRLITLTWNHRNELADGKGVGGNYGLTNIGKTLVASMHAKGIAVDVSHLNEAGFWNVADILKTGMMASHSNSHKICNHSRNLNDKQIKAISDRDGIIGFNFASGFICSEGEPGKEHFLAHLKQIKKVGGTKVLAFGGDLDGINRGLVTNALKYPTLLNWASEILTDEELEDFAWKNSYNFFKNILPDA; the protein is encoded by the coding sequence ATGAACAAAAAAACGGTTATTTTTGATAATCACTGTGATACATTGGTTTCTGTAAGAAGGAATAATAGAGATTGGTTATCTGAATCTAAAGACGGGCATTGGGATATTGAAAGATACATAAAAGTAGGAGGTAAATACCAGGTAATGGCAATATGTCCTCCCCCTAACCTTCTCGGAGATATCTCTACCTCTTTTACGTTTGAGGTTTTAGGAAGTTATTACAGCGCTTTAAGAAGAACAGACAAAATATTGACCATTAAAACGAAAACAGACCTTGATAAAGTTAAAAACAGGTTAGGAGTAATCCTTGCTATAGAAGGAGCCAACCCTCTACTTGGTAGAGAAACTCTTCTTGAAATGTTTTTTCAGGCAGGTATAAGACTTATTACCCTTACGTGGAACCATCGAAACGAGTTAGCAGACGGAAAAGGCGTTGGCGGTAATTACGGCCTAACCAATATAGGGAAAACTCTTGTAGCAAGTATGCACGCAAAAGGGATAGCTGTTGATGTTTCCCATCTAAACGAAGCAGGATTTTGGAATGTAGCAGACATTTTAAAAACAGGAATGATGGCTTCTCATTCAAATTCTCATAAGATATGTAACCACTCAAGAAACCTTAACGATAAACAGATAAAAGCCATATCTGACAGAGACGGTATAATAGGGTTCAATTTTGCCAGCGGTTTTATATGTAGTGAAGGCGAACCCGGAAAAGAGCATTTTCTTGCTCATCTAAAACAGATAAAAAAAGTGGGGGGGACAAAAGTTCTTGCTTTTGGTGGAGACCTTGATGGTATAAATAGAGGTTTAGTTACAAATGCTCTTAAATACCCTACCCTTTTAAACTGGGCAAGCGAAATTTTAACCGATGAAGAACTTGAAGATTTTGCATGGAAAAACTCATACAATTTCTTCAAAAATATTCTACCTGACGCCTGA
- a CDS encoding MFS transporter: MTTIKKNSFLTLIVLNSIYFFSYFHRVAVPGTIFNELQSSFSLSATAVAGLGALTILIYGTFQIFAGIISDRFGGFKTFLAGSILLSISSTLFSFAYTPAMLFITRGLVGFGASFIFISLVKILTNIYSPDDFPFFLSISIILGYLGGVVATYPLEKTISFMGWRNSFFIAGILCTIFSIIALQTFKKVQRSENLNRTFSFASFLQVIQNVSAIPVLISGSINFGIYFLLQSSLGKKFLQDSCNLTSEKASLFTFYMMVAITLSVFFSGHISRLLGKRKPILTTATFITLLGSAIIFLNLTFKGSSQIFLISYILLATSAAVSPIFLTVMKELYPENVSATSTGFLNTICYIGISLMGYLAGVVLDLFKHVSIEISGVIIYPDAAYRIIFLGCVMLALISFLVSFSIKETGKE; encoded by the coding sequence ATGACCACCATTAAGAAGAATAGTTTTTTGACTCTTATTGTTCTAAACAGCATATACTTTTTTTCTTACTTCCACAGAGTCGCTGTTCCGGGAACAATATTTAATGAATTACAATCATCTTTTTCTCTTTCAGCCACTGCTGTCGCTGGTCTGGGAGCATTAACAATATTGATTTACGGAACTTTCCAAATTTTCGCAGGTATTATCTCTGACCGTTTTGGAGGATTTAAAACGTTTCTTGCTGGCAGTATTCTTTTAAGTATTAGTTCCACTCTTTTCTCCTTTGCATACACCCCTGCTATGTTGTTTATAACCAGAGGTTTGGTTGGATTTGGTGCCAGTTTCATATTTATCAGTCTTGTAAAAATATTAACAAACATTTATAGCCCAGACGATTTTCCTTTCTTTTTAAGCATCTCAATTATATTGGGATATTTAGGCGGAGTGGTAGCAACATACCCGCTGGAAAAAACAATATCTTTTATGGGATGGAGAAACTCTTTTTTTATTGCAGGAATTTTATGTACAATTTTTTCTATCATAGCTTTACAGACTTTTAAAAAAGTTCAACGTTCAGAGAACTTAAACAGAACATTTTCTTTCGCCTCTTTTCTTCAAGTTATACAGAACGTCTCTGCCATACCTGTACTTATCTCAGGGTCAATAAATTTTGGAATATACTTTTTGTTACAGTCCTCTCTTGGAAAAAAATTTCTCCAAGACTCTTGCAACCTTACCTCTGAAAAAGCATCACTGTTTACATTCTATATGATGGTAGCTATAACTTTATCTGTATTCTTTTCGGGTCATATATCAAGATTGCTCGGAAAACGCAAGCCAATCCTAACCACTGCAACATTTATAACCCTGCTTGGCTCAGCCATAATTTTTTTAAATCTAACATTTAAAGGTTCTTCACAAATATTTCTTATTTCGTATATTCTACTGGCAACATCAGCGGCAGTTTCACCTATATTCTTAACTGTTATGAAAGAACTTTACCCAGAAAACGTTTCAGCCACCTCAACAGGATTTCTTAACACGATCTGTTATATAGGAATTTCTTTAATGGGATACCTGGCAGGGGTTGTTCTTGACTTGTTCAAACACGTTTCAATTGAAATTTCTGGAGTTATTATATACCCTGATGCCGCTTACAGAATAATATTTCTCGGATGCGTTATGCTTGCATTGATATCGTTTCTTGTTTCGTTTTCAATAAAAGAGACAGGTAAAGAATAA
- a CDS encoding homoserine dehydrogenase: MKKNNIKIGVLGCGTVGSQFVEHFNQKKLYFKKKTGVDFELVKVTDKNIDIQKRYPLIYTENVQDILTNKNIDIVVELMGGVEPAYTFIKQAISEGKSVVTANKALLSGKIKELLDLAGKNGVHLGFEASVASAIPIVKSLKEGFIGNNISKFMAILNGTTNYILTQMSLYGKNFADALKQAQKLGYAEADPTLDVEGLDAAHKLSILSFLSFNNFVSWEEIFTEGIKNIEPIDITLAKDFGYRIKLLAIAKKNKNEIELRVHPTFLASNHLIANVEDVYNAIYLEGDMIGKSLFYGEGAGGNAAASAAISDVVDIGQKLAGETPIQAGPVFEDKKISVMPMEKISTRYYFRFTVPDKPGILAKITAVLGKNKISIASVIQKEQNKDSAVPVVILTHTAEEQSVRKAIEEIDKLPIIKLPTVVIRVED; encoded by the coding sequence ATGAAAAAAAACAATATTAAAATAGGCGTTTTAGGATGTGGCACTGTTGGAAGCCAGTTTGTAGAGCATTTTAATCAAAAAAAACTTTATTTTAAAAAGAAAACTGGTGTTGATTTTGAACTGGTAAAAGTAACTGATAAAAACATTGATATACAAAAGAGGTACCCTCTTATATATACAGAAAACGTTCAAGATATTTTAACTAACAAAAATATTGATATAGTGGTAGAGTTGATGGGAGGAGTTGAGCCGGCTTACACATTCATTAAGCAAGCTATATCAGAAGGTAAGTCTGTAGTAACAGCTAATAAAGCGCTCCTTTCTGGTAAAATAAAAGAACTACTTGACCTTGCGGGAAAAAACGGAGTACACCTTGGATTTGAGGCAAGCGTGGCGAGCGCAATACCTATTGTTAAATCATTAAAAGAAGGTTTTATAGGTAACAATATTTCCAAATTTATGGCAATCTTAAACGGCACAACAAACTATATACTCACTCAGATGTCTCTTTACGGGAAAAACTTTGCAGACGCCTTGAAACAAGCTCAAAAACTTGGGTACGCAGAAGCCGACCCTACCCTTGATGTTGAAGGGTTAGACGCTGCGCATAAATTGTCTATACTATCTTTTCTTTCATTCAACAATTTTGTTTCTTGGGAAGAGATTTTCACAGAAGGAATAAAAAATATAGAACCTATAGATATAACACTTGCAAAAGATTTTGGTTACAGAATTAAACTTCTTGCTATAGCTAAAAAGAATAAAAATGAGATAGAACTAAGGGTTCACCCAACTTTTCTTGCATCAAACCACCTTATTGCCAACGTTGAAGATGTTTATAACGCTATATATCTGGAAGGAGATATGATTGGAAAATCTCTTTTTTATGGGGAAGGTGCAGGAGGCAACGCCGCCGCAAGTGCTGCTATATCTGATGTGGTTGATATAGGTCAAAAATTAGCAGGAGAAACCCCTATCCAGGCAGGTCCTGTATTTGAAGATAAAAAGATTTCTGTTATGCCTATGGAGAAAATTTCTACAAGATATTATTTCAGGTTTACTGTACCAGATAAACCAGGCATTCTTGCAAAAATAACAGCTGTTTTGGGTAAAAACAAGATAAGTATCGCTTCAGTCATACAGAAAGAACAGAATAAAGATAGTGCGGTGCCTGTTGTAATTTTAACACACACAGCAGAAGAACAATCTGTCAGGAAAGCTATTGAGGAAATAGATAAATTACCTATAATCAAACTCCCAACTGTAGTTATAAGAGTAGAAGATTAA
- the thrC gene encoding threonine synthase has product MEKILYRSTNRNSEKVSFKEAVLRGQAPDYGLYMPMSIPKISKEKINSFRDMDYSQIAFEVFSLFLGDVIEKTKLKDIVQDIYSFEIPIQKVKDELYIMWLTKGPTASFKDFAARFMSKVMEYFAIQENRKLTILVATSGDTGGAVANAFYGLDKIDVVILFPEQEITERQRKQMTTLGNNILPLAIKGKFDDCQSIVKRAFNDSDFKLLNLTSANSINFGRLLPQSVYYFFGYSRVDEEELVFSVPSGNFGNLLGGVIAKKMGLPIKRFIVGVNENDEFPKFLETGEYRAVVPSKECSSNAMNVGHPSNLARLVDMYGGWLTDVRDHQGNLIKQGDLKVLPDMARLRNDFISYSVEEREVDETILKFYNEYGILIEPHGAISIAASEKYSSKDVVISIETADPAKFPEKIQELLHIVPPISDNLLGLDDKEEEYLTIDSDYESFKENVLKILS; this is encoded by the coding sequence ATGGAAAAAATTTTATATAGAAGTACAAATAGAAATTCAGAAAAAGTTTCTTTTAAAGAAGCTGTGTTGAGAGGGCAAGCGCCTGACTACGGTCTTTATATGCCTATGAGTATTCCTAAAATTTCAAAAGAGAAAATAAACTCTTTTAGAGATATGGATTATAGCCAGATAGCCTTTGAGGTGTTTTCTTTATTTCTTGGAGATGTAATTGAAAAAACTAAACTAAAAGATATTGTGCAAGATATTTATTCTTTTGAGATACCTATCCAAAAAGTTAAAGATGAACTTTATATTATGTGGCTTACAAAAGGACCTACCGCTTCTTTTAAGGATTTTGCCGCAAGGTTTATGTCAAAGGTTATGGAATATTTTGCTATACAAGAGAATAGAAAGTTGACCATACTTGTAGCAACTTCTGGAGATACAGGTGGCGCTGTTGCTAATGCTTTCTATGGGCTGGATAAAATCGATGTTGTTATACTGTTTCCTGAACAGGAAATTACAGAGAGACAACGCAAACAGATGACGACACTTGGAAACAATATTTTACCTTTGGCTATTAAAGGCAAATTCGATGATTGCCAATCTATTGTTAAAAGGGCTTTTAATGATTCTGATTTTAAGTTGTTAAACCTGACATCTGCCAATTCAATAAATTTTGGTAGGCTTTTACCTCAAAGCGTATACTATTTTTTTGGTTACTCAAGGGTTGACGAAGAAGAGTTGGTCTTTTCCGTCCCTTCAGGTAATTTTGGTAATCTTTTAGGGGGTGTTATTGCTAAAAAAATGGGGCTTCCTATTAAAAGATTTATCGTTGGAGTTAACGAAAATGACGAGTTCCCGAAATTTCTTGAAACAGGTGAGTATCGTGCAGTGGTACCTTCAAAAGAGTGTAGTTCAAACGCTATGAACGTTGGGCATCCGAGTAACCTTGCTCGTTTGGTTGATATGTATGGTGGTTGGTTAACAGATGTAAGAGACCATCAGGGCAACCTTATAAAGCAGGGAGATTTGAAGGTACTTCCTGATATGGCAAGGTTGAGGAACGATTTTATCTCATACTCAGTAGAAGAAAGAGAGGTAGATGAAACTATTTTAAAGTTTTACAACGAATATGGTATTTTGATTGAACCCCACGGAGCGATATCTATTGCTGCTTCAGAAAAATATAGTAGTAAAGACGTTGTGATTTCTATTGAAACTGCCGACCCTGCAAAGTTCCCAGAAAAGATTCAAGAGTTACTCCATATAGTCCCTCCAATCTCTGATAACTTGCTTGGGTTAGACGACAAAGAAGAAGAGTATTTAACAATAGATAGCGATTATGAATCTTTCAAAGAAAATGTTCTTAAAATTCTTTCCTGA
- the thrB gene encoding homoserine kinase has protein sequence MDINKMVVKVPASVGNVGSGFDCSGLSLNVFNEFIVEKNIKNSFILSNKVSQESETKTGEFFMYAFNLGLKFLGKTPFNVKVEMLNRIPFRRGFGSSGTIILGALISAFKLSGHQIKKDTLLKLAVEIETHIDNLAASLYGGFVFGFSEKDKIVTYKISPPKDMRVVAYIPEFELSTSDARNVLPSKVPLSDAVYNLCSFGFLCTAFSSGNLELLKYGTRDKLHQTYRGELMGYLEKLTRLNSKNLLGACLSGAGPSVIFFTQKKMQESAVKEVEDKIKEDQLKGEVKLFATGGKTVWKVLT, from the coding sequence ATGGATATAAACAAAATGGTTGTTAAAGTTCCTGCAAGCGTAGGAAATGTTGGTAGTGGTTTTGACTGTTCTGGGTTAAGTTTAAATGTTTTTAATGAGTTTATTGTAGAAAAAAACATAAAAAACAGTTTTATCCTGAGTAACAAAGTTTCACAAGAATCCGAAACTAAAACAGGCGAGTTTTTTATGTACGCTTTTAATTTAGGTCTTAAATTTCTCGGTAAAACTCCTTTCAATGTTAAGGTAGAGATGTTAAACAGAATCCCTTTTCGGCGAGGGTTTGGCAGTAGTGGGACCATTATTTTAGGGGCACTTATTAGTGCTTTTAAACTGTCTGGACACCAAATCAAAAAAGACACTCTTTTGAAACTGGCAGTTGAGATAGAGACACATATAGATAATCTTGCAGCCTCCTTGTATGGAGGTTTTGTCTTTGGTTTTAGTGAGAAAGATAAAATAGTTACCTATAAAATATCTCCACCTAAAGATATGAGGGTGGTAGCCTATATTCCTGAATTCGAACTTTCTACTTCGGATGCAAGAAATGTTCTGCCCAGTAAGGTTCCTCTCAGTGATGCTGTATACAATTTGTGTAGTTTTGGTTTTTTGTGTACGGCATTTTCTTCAGGTAATTTGGAACTATTGAAATATGGTACGAGAGACAAGTTGCATCAAACGTATAGAGGAGAATTGATGGGGTACCTTGAGAAGTTAACAAGGTTAAATAGTAAAAATTTGTTAGGTGCGTGTCTTAGTGGTGCAGGGCCGTCAGTTATCTTTTTTACTCAAAAAAAGATGCAAGAATCTGCCGTAAAAGAAGTTGAAGATAAAATAAAAGAAGACCAATTGAAGGGGGAAGTAAAACTGTTTGCAACAGGCGGAAAAACTGTATGGAAAGTTTTAACTTAG
- a CDS encoding TrkA family potassium uptake protein yields MYIIVVGCGRIGSQLAKLLQDEHNVVVVDKEEKSLQKLGDSFNGLVITGDGLDLDVLKEAGIEKADALAITTSNDNTNIVISHIAKKIFNLSKVISRVSDTGKDEIYRNLGVDSVNSTAIFATLIREKIVEKSFTTYVFESDKVTVIEIKNNGQYVGRKIETMNIPGDFHIISIVRQNEVIIPEANMVIEGNDRIIGIVRLANLRKVKKVFGIK; encoded by the coding sequence ATGTATATAATAGTTGTAGGGTGCGGTAGAATAGGTTCTCAGTTGGCAAAATTATTGCAGGATGAGCATAATGTTGTTGTGGTTGATAAAGAAGAAAAGAGTTTACAAAAATTGGGCGATAGTTTTAATGGTCTTGTTATAACTGGTGATGGGTTAGACCTTGATGTCTTGAAAGAAGCGGGTATAGAAAAAGCCGACGCTCTTGCTATCACTACAAGCAATGATAATACCAACATAGTTATTTCTCATATTGCAAAAAAAATTTTTAACCTTTCTAAAGTTATATCCAGAGTTTCAGATACAGGTAAAGATGAGATATACAGAAATTTAGGGGTAGATTCTGTGAACAGCACGGCTATTTTTGCTACACTGATTAGAGAAAAAATTGTAGAAAAAAGTTTTACTACCTATGTATTTGAAAGCGATAAAGTTACTGTTATAGAAATAAAAAATAATGGTCAGTATGTAGGACGTAAAATAGAAACTATGAATATACCGGGAGATTTTCATATAATAAGTATAGTTAGACAAAACGAAGTTATAATACCTGAAGCAAATATGGTTATTGAAGGTAACGACCGTATTATAGGAATAGTACGTTTGGCTAACCTTAGAAAAGTTAAAAAAGTTTTTGGGATAAAGTAA
- a CDS encoding NAD-binding protein — MNIIIVGGGNVGFHLVEKLRENHYVTLIEKELEVSKKLAGSANILVIQGDGCDPVTLKQAGVSKADVVAAVTGFDVDNLVVCQMAKDIFNVKRTVAKVNDPKNEKIFNKLGVDVAIGSTSIIAKIIEDEVSWEDIIPLFAFKKGNLSIVKVGLPENSPVVDILMSEIDLPADSVIVAVERSGDIIIPKADFVLKEKDEVIAITKVENESNLLKMFTGGVEKDK, encoded by the coding sequence ATGAATATAATAATTGTAGGTGGCGGCAACGTAGGGTTTCATCTGGTAGAAAAATTACGTGAGAACCATTATGTAACTCTTATAGAGAAAGAACTTGAGGTAAGCAAAAAGTTGGCAGGTAGCGCAAATATTCTTGTAATACAAGGGGATGGGTGCGATCCAGTTACGCTTAAGCAGGCTGGTGTGAGTAAAGCGGATGTTGTTGCGGCTGTAACAGGTTTTGATGTAGATAACCTTGTGGTTTGCCAGATGGCAAAAGATATCTTTAACGTAAAACGGACTGTTGCTAAAGTTAATGACCCCAAAAATGAAAAAATATTCAATAAACTTGGTGTTGATGTAGCTATTGGTAGCACCTCTATAATAGCAAAAATTATAGAAGATGAAGTTAGTTGGGAAGATATAATACCTCTTTTTGCGTTTAAAAAGGGGAACTTATCAATAGTTAAGGTAGGTCTACCTGAAAACTCGCCTGTTGTTGATATTCTTATGAGCGAAATAGACCTTCCTGCTGATTCTGTTATTGTTGCTGTAGAACGAAGTGGAGATATAATTATTCCAAAAGCAGATTTTGTTCTTAAAGAAAAAGATGAAGTTATAGCGATTACTAAAGTTGAAAATGAATCAAATCTTCTAAAGATGTTTACAGGCGGGGTTGAGAAAGACAAATGA
- a CDS encoding TrkH family potassium uptake protein, translating to MIPQFSREDVKSILYYLGKLIQGLGIIMLVPLFVAILNREWAPSLNFIVSILCCLFIGNILYLKHPKEINLNWRQGMSLVALSWLVAMFLSAIPLFLSGNYLSYLDSCFEAMSAYTTTGFTLAKNLDYMAHSYNFWRHFMCFIGGQGIILVAMTFFVKGGSASKVYMSEGKEEKIMPNVVQTAKFIWLVSFTYLIIGTSILFFINFARNASVGRALFHSVCLFMSGWDTAGFSVQSQNIMYYHSPVIELVTGVLFILGAINFGVHYAVWTGKPQELFKNYELRIYMLSILTLFTLICFSFINNFPFPDYFSFFRKTFYHLISAHTSVGYSSWSINNFNRQWHTLGVLALILAMSFGGCSSSTAGGIKMLRLGIFFKGIKKEMRRLTSPESAIIIEKIHHIKEIVVEDNYVKMVSIIIILYITSFFLGSMVGVFYGYPFLGSLFESVSATGNTGLSVGIVSSSAPAGLKVIYILQMWLGRLEFLSVFVLLRFLVSLKSPQ from the coding sequence ATGATACCACAATTTTCTCGTGAAGACGTAAAATCTATATTATATTATCTTGGTAAACTCATTCAAGGGCTTGGCATAATAATGTTGGTTCCTTTATTTGTGGCTATTTTGAATCGCGAATGGGCACCTTCTTTAAACTTTATTGTATCAATACTTTGCTGTCTATTTATAGGAAATATCCTGTACCTAAAACACCCTAAAGAAATTAATTTAAATTGGCGTCAAGGGATGAGTCTTGTTGCTCTAAGTTGGCTTGTTGCGATGTTTTTGAGTGCAATACCTCTTTTTCTTTCGGGTAACTACCTTTCTTATCTTGACTCGTGTTTTGAAGCAATGAGCGCCTACACTACAACTGGTTTTACTCTTGCAAAAAATCTTGATTATATGGCGCACTCTTACAATTTCTGGAGACATTTTATGTGCTTTATTGGTGGGCAAGGGATAATTCTTGTGGCTATGACATTTTTTGTTAAAGGCGGTAGCGCTTCAAAGGTATATATGAGCGAAGGTAAAGAAGAAAAAATAATGCCTAATGTGGTTCAGACGGCAAAGTTTATATGGTTAGTCAGTTTTACCTATCTTATTATCGGGACATCTATCCTATTTTTTATTAATTTTGCACGCAACGCATCTGTTGGTAGAGCTCTGTTTCACTCAGTATGTCTGTTTATGTCTGGTTGGGATACTGCTGGTTTTTCAGTTCAATCTCAAAATATTATGTATTACCATTCTCCGGTTATAGAACTTGTTACTGGGGTGCTTTTTATTCTTGGTGCCATAAACTTTGGTGTACACTACGCTGTGTGGACAGGAAAACCACAAGAACTTTTTAAAAACTACGAATTGAGAATCTATATGTTGAGTATACTGACCCTTTTTACTCTTATTTGTTTTTCTTTTATAAACAATTTCCCATTCCCTGACTACTTTTCTTTTTTTAGAAAAACCTTTTATCACCTTATCTCAGCCCATACCAGCGTTGGGTATTCCTCTTGGTCTATAAACAACTTTAATAGGCAGTGGCATACTTTGGGTGTGTTGGCTTTAATTTTAGCAATGAGTTTTGGTGGTTGTTCTTCTTCTACAGCTGGCGGAATAAAGATGCTTAGACTTGGCATCTTTTTTAAAGGTATAAAAAAAGAGATGAGAAGGCTAACGTCTCCTGAATCAGCGATAATTATAGAAAAAATCCATCACATAAAAGAGATTGTAGTAGAAGATAATTATGTTAAGATGGTAAGTATAATAATAATTCTTTATATAACATCGTTTTTTTTAGGTAGTATGGTGGGTGTGTTTTATGGTTACCCTTTTCTTGGTTCTCTTTTTGAATCAGTTTCGGCAACAGGTAATACTGGTTTATCTGTGGGGATAGTGTCATCAAGTGCGCCTGCAGGGTTAAAGGTTATATATATTTTACAGATGTGGCTTGGAAGGTTAGAGTTCTTATCGGTTTTTGTTCTTTTAAGGTTTTTAGTATCCTTAAAAAGCCCTCAATAA
- a CDS encoding DNA-binding protein encodes MKKLFLTIFLFFLVSNLYSYEEVSLKHLFDNSEKYNGKKVIVTGEVIGEPASSGKNFWVNITNGEFFIGVFLEKKDIIKIKRFGRYLVTGDTVRVVGVYNEYCLEHFGDNDIHAETLEIVKEGEIFEEEIDIKTLIMVFILGVLIIFFRFYSRRNNPPKDTSDEHL; translated from the coding sequence GTGAAAAAACTTTTTTTAACAATCTTCTTATTCTTTCTTGTCTCTAATTTATACTCTTATGAAGAGGTCTCTTTAAAACACCTTTTTGATAATTCTGAAAAGTATAATGGTAAAAAGGTCATAGTTACAGGCGAAGTTATAGGTGAACCTGCCTCTTCTGGTAAAAACTTTTGGGTAAACATAACAAACGGCGAGTTTTTTATAGGTGTTTTTCTTGAAAAGAAAGATATTATTAAAATTAAAAGGTTTGGCAGGTACCTGGTTACAGGAGATACAGTAAGAGTGGTGGGTGTTTATAATGAATATTGCCTTGAACATTTCGGAGATAACGATATACACGCTGAAACTCTTGAGATTGTTAAAGAAGGAGAAATTTTTGAGGAAGAGATTGATATTAAAACATTAATAATGGTCTTTATACTTGGGGTTCTGATAATATTTTTTCGTTTCTATTCGCGTCGCAACAATCCCCCAAAAGATACATCCGATGAGCATCTGTAA
- the miaB gene encoding tRNA (N6-isopentenyl adenosine(37)-C2)-methylthiotransferase MiaB: MKRVYIRTYGCQMNDYDSAKLSSLLKENGYSIVETPQEADFIIVNTCSVRKTAEDRALAFLSSQKPLKKEGKKLCLFGCSASLYREKLFKKYPFIDIICSPDNYKNVPNIFKTSKKGCYVEENLHPFLETTPLSDKTLSALVTVTKGCENFCSYCVVPFTRGKLISRQPEEILNEIKKLTENGINEIILLGQNVNEYGKDIGTTFIDLLKKIDSMEGVARISFTTSHPKDISDELLALFAQLPKLYKHLHLPFQSGSNKILKLMNRKYTIEQYLGIIKKARDMYPQITITSDIIVGFPGEDEKDFQDTSQIVKTVEFDDLFIFKYSARPGTVAALMKETVTSTEKEARHKFLISLQNEISCKKNQGYIGETLSVFLRNISEKKNGVLIGRTITNKPVFVKSSKNNLGKVCQVKITDAHRMYLLGDCCDANRNEKILSEPQV; the protein is encoded by the coding sequence ATGAAAAGAGTTTATATACGCACCTATGGATGCCAGATGAACGATTATGATTCGGCAAAACTTTCTTCTCTGCTCAAAGAAAACGGGTACTCAATAGTTGAAACCCCGCAGGAAGCCGATTTTATAATAGTCAACACATGTAGTGTTAGAAAAACAGCGGAAGACAGAGCTTTAGCTTTTCTTAGTAGCCAAAAACCTCTTAAAAAAGAAGGGAAAAAACTCTGTCTTTTCGGTTGTTCGGCAAGTTTGTATAGAGAAAAACTCTTCAAAAAATATCCTTTCATAGATATAATATGTAGTCCTGACAACTATAAAAACGTGCCAAACATTTTTAAAACGAGCAAAAAGGGATGTTATGTTGAAGAGAACCTACATCCTTTCCTTGAGACCACACCCTTGTCAGATAAAACTCTTTCTGCTCTTGTTACTGTTACAAAAGGATGTGAAAACTTCTGTTCATACTGCGTTGTACCTTTTACCAGAGGAAAACTTATAAGCCGTCAGCCTGAAGAAATATTAAATGAGATAAAAAAACTTACAGAGAATGGAATTAACGAAATAATATTATTAGGTCAGAATGTCAACGAGTATGGAAAAGATATAGGTACCACATTTATAGATTTGCTAAAAAAGATAGACAGTATGGAAGGTGTTGCTCGTATTAGTTTTACTACCTCTCACCCTAAAGATATTTCTGATGAACTACTCGCTCTTTTTGCTCAATTACCTAAATTATACAAACACCTGCACCTACCTTTCCAATCAGGGTCAAACAAGATTCTAAAACTAATGAATCGTAAATATACAATTGAACAATATTTAGGTATTATAAAAAAAGCACGTGATATGTATCCACAAATAACCATCACCTCAGATATAATTGTTGGCTTTCCAGGTGAAGATGAAAAAGATTTTCAAGATACATCTCAAATTGTAAAAACGGTGGAGTTTGATGATCTTTTTATTTTTAAATACTCTGCAAGACCAGGCACTGTTGCTGCTTTAATGAAAGAGACTGTTACCTCAACAGAAAAAGAAGCTCGACACAAATTTCTTATTTCTCTCCAGAACGAAATATCTTGTAAAAAGAATCAAGGGTATATAGGAGAAACTTTATCTGTTTTTTTAAGAAATATAAGCGAAAAGAAGAACGGGGTTCTTATAGGAAGAACCATCACCAACAAACCTGTCTTTGTGAAATCAAGTAAAAATAATCTTGGCAAGGTTTGCCAAGTAAAGATTACAGATGCTCATCGGATGTATCTTTTGGGGGATTGTTGCGACGCGAATAGAAACGAAAAAATATTATCAGAACCCCAAGTATAA